ACCTGGAAGACGCCGTCGCCGCGCTCGGCGTCAAGCTTACACCGGAAGAGATCGCGAGCTTGGAAGAACCCTACGTGCCGCACGCAGTCTCGGGGATTTAATGTTGCAGGCACGCTCCGCGTGCCGTCGCCGATCCACCTCGATAGCGATTAAGTCGTCGATCTTCCATTTAATCTCACGGGAATCCATTCGTGGCATTCGAACTGTTCGACCCTCGTGCCGAAGTCGAAATCCGCGAAGGGCAGTTGCCGCATTGGTTTCAGCCGGGCGTGACTTATTTCGTTACCTTTCGAACTGCGGATTCGGTCCCGCAGGAACTTATTTGTTCTTGGCATTTGCGGCGTGAGAATTGGTTGCGAAGTCATGGCATCGATCCACGCTCGCCGCACTGGAAATCGAGATTAAGCTTAGATCCGAAAATAGAAGCCGCCTTCCGTGAGACGTTCGTACCCGAGTTCATGGATTGGCTCGATCAAGGGCTAGGAGAGTGTGTATTTCGCCGGCGTGAATTCGCGGCAATCGTCGAAGAGACATTACGGAGCAGTGATGGCGAACATTATTACCTC
This region of Planctomycetia bacterium genomic DNA includes:
- a CDS encoding transposase; its protein translation is MAFELFDPRAEVEIREGQLPHWFQPGVTYFVTFRTADSVPQELICSWHLRRENWLRSHGIDPRSPHWKSRLSLDPKIEAAFRETFVPEFMDWLDQGLGECVFRRREFAAIVEETLRSSDGEHYYLGDFVVMPNHVHLLVGLHGATTIQDQCRSWKKYSATRINRLLKRKGRFWQEESFDHLVRSPEQFRYLQRYIGDNPKRAGLRSGEFLHFGLKSLRR